One window of the Colletotrichum destructivum chromosome 6, complete sequence genome contains the following:
- a CDS encoding Putative glycoside hydrolase family 16, concanavalin A-like lectin/glucanase domain superfamily, producing the protein MALSFVRQASLVALLATSTLAQTFTDCDPTKKTCPANAGLTKSNYEVDFTKGADNDAWSVTAGNISYTSEGAEFTLNKKGDAPTIETSWYFFFGRAEVVMKAAPGTGIVSSVVIESDDLDEVDWEWLGGKDAEVQTNYFGKGNTTSYDRGAFHTIAATQTEFHNYTIDWTTEAVTWYINGALVRTLNYADALGGKNFPQTPARLRLGIWAGGDPDNNEGTITWAGGETDYTKAPYTMTVQKVAITNANPAKSYTYGDMTGDWTSIKIEAPGAATDDGTNSGQNDTSSAGNNSSSSSPSTATETPSSGSPSPSGSPLSNSTATGSTLRPTVSATATQSGSAASATASTAAAAGGKLLSGSTVGTGLFGVALVAMAGLF; encoded by the exons ATGGCTTTGTCTTTCGTTCGTCAAGCGTCACTCGTTGCTCTTCTCGCAACCTCGACTCTGGCTCAAACTTTCACCGACTGCGACCCTACCAAAA AAACATGtcccgccaacgccggcttGACCAAGAGCAACTATGAGGTCGACTTCACCAAGGGCGCTGACAATGATGCCTGGTCCGTCACGGCCGGCAACATCTCCTACACctccgagggcgccgagtTCACCCTTaacaagaagggcgacgCCCCGACCATCGAGACGTCGTGgtacttcttcttcggccgcgccgaggtcgtcatGAAGGCCGCccccggcaccggcatcgTCAGCAGCGTCGTCATCGAGtccgacgacctcgacgaggtcgactGGGAGtggctcggcggcaaggacgccgaggtccaGACCAACTACTTCGGCAAGGGCAACACCACGAGCTACGACCGCGGCGCGTTCcacaccatcgccgccacccaGACCGAGTTCCATAACTACACCATCGACTGGAccaccgaggccgtcaccTGGTACATcaacggcgccctcgtccgcaCCCTCAActacgccgacgccctcggcggcaagaacTTCCCCCAGACCCCGGCCCGCCTGCGCCTCGGCATCTGGGCCGGAGGCGACCCGGACAACAACGAAGGCACCATCACctgggccggcggcgagaccgACTACACGAAGGCGCCATACACCATGACGGTCCAGAAGgtcgccatcaccaacgCGAACCCGGCCAAGTCCTACACCTACGGCGACATGACGGGCGACTGGACGAGCATCAAGATCGAggcccccggcgccgccaccgacgacggcaccaacTCGGGCCAGAACGACACTTCCTCCGCAGGTAACAactcttcctcttcttctccctccaccgccaccgagACGCCGTCCTCTGGAtccccctcgccctcgggcTCCCCGCTGAGTAACTCGACCGCGACAGGATCCACGCTCCGCCCGACGGTCTCTGCCACGGCCACCCAGTCCGGctcggccgccagcgcgACCGCctcaaccgccgccgctgccggtggCAAGTTGCTGAGCGGCTCAACCGTCGGCACTGGCCTCTTTGGAGTTGCTCTCGTTGCGATGGCTGGTCTGTTTTAA
- a CDS encoding Putative SKP1/BTB/POZ domain superfamily protein, translating into MMAPRDFRPDALVLARLVNERATSEGKPRVVEIDSNEFVHLYCEDILFIVFKDVLTAGSHYFEGCVSGFCKESYVQKVKFEDGDIDPEALELYLSLTHSWFFEIRFRGVRVVPVQHFRMILDPIEEQPFSRADLEIPLMKLEAMAEVFILADYFLHRSLLNIVQQMFLSLIDVVHLSWLKLKDHDPGMCLTYHGAFVVDYANTFELLCTGHADEYLLRNALTESFYWITLKSTHLTTDFRHLMSDAFVAEWSKDRSKRGENDAISYAKGIFTTDQYCFESSTRIRKLRRFKRIVNMVSFESQRHVLPSVANPLDLKIRLSPLHATVRRIEAHRRAAHFNAFVPGAASHQLASGSSVNSNNGDAAGGGEAQPRRGDLGLSRVPRGDRTALNRMIQQAVDRDIQQNRGANLRQIMRGNIRQALGVNLQQNLGGNGQQILGSNLHQTIGSNIQQIVGGNNQQTHGGHTQATQQTHGGPTQQILGSRNQQTLSGHTQQASDSHNQQGLTHDAGDANNNRRGQDRKGKRAMNADQASQHNSGGPSTARPSNQATLLMQQFPVVVNTGQQPVNRASRMQSMINNIQSFVIDGGHNARQFLDRRQQLAGPSQPPGPSQQTQTGSPNVAHAAAFATALLAGGTNISNGGGSRGGNRAGGSGGRAGGSASANA; encoded by the exons ATGATGGCCCCTCGAGACTTCCGCCCTGACGCGTTGGTTTTGGCGCGTCTCGTCAACGAGAGAGCCACGAGCGAGGGCAAACCTCGCGTCGTCGAGAT CGACTCCAACGAGTTCGTTCACCTCTACTGTGAGGACAttctcttcatcgtcttcaaaGACGTCCTCACCGCTGGATCCCACTACTTTGAGGGCTGCGTCTCCGGCTTCTGTAAGGAGTCCTACGTCCAGAAGGTCAAgttcgaggacggcgacatCGATCCCGAGGCCTTGGAGCTTTATCTTAGCCTCACGCATTCCTGGTTCTTCGAAATAAGGTTTCGCGGCGTGCGCGTGGTGCCCGTCCAGCACTTCCGCATGATCCTCGATCCCATCGAGGAGCAGCCCTTCTCCAGAGCCGACCTCGAGATCCCCCTCATGAAGCtggaggccatggccgaggtcTTCATTCTCGCCGACTACTTCCTCCACCGCTCGCTCTTGAATATTGTGCAGCAGATGTTCCTCTCGctcatcgacgtcgtccaccTCTCCTGGCTCAAGCTCAAGGATCACGACCCTGGCATGTGCCTGACGTACCacggcgccttcgtcgtTGACTATGCCAACACCTTCGAGCTTCTCTGCACCGGCCACGCGGATGAGTACCTTCTCCGCAACGCGCTGACCGAGTCCTTCTATTGGATCACCCTCAAGTCGACCCATCTCACGACCGACTTCCGCCACCTCATGAGCGACGCCTTCGTTGCTGAGTGGAGCAAGGATCGCTCCAAACGCGGCGAGAACGATGCCATCTCCTACGCCAAGGGCATCTTCACCACCGACCAGTACTGCTTCGAGTCTAGCACCCGCATCCGCAAGCTGCGCCGGTTCAAGCGTATCGTCAACATGGTCTCTTTTGAGTCTCAGAGACACGTCCTGCCGTCCGTCGCGAATCCGCTCGACCTGAAGATTCGTCTCAGCCCCCTGCACGCGACCGTCCGTCGCATCGAGGCCCATCGCCGCGCCGCTCACTTCAACGCCTTCGTGCCCGGTGCTGCGTCCCATCAGTTGGCGTCCGGAAGCTCggtcaacagcaacaacggcgatgctgctggtggcggtGAAGCCCAGCCTCGTAGAGGAGACCTTGGCCTTAGTCGCGTCCCCCGTGGCGACCGCACTGCTCTTAATCGCATGATTCAGCAGGCTGTTGACAGGGACATTCAGCAGAACCGTGGTGCCAACCTCCGGCAGATTATGCGTGGCAATATACGCCAGGCGCTTGGTGTTAACCTTCAGCAGAACCTAGGCGGTAACGGTCAGCAAATTCTTGGTAGTAACCTCCATCAGACTATCGGCAGCAACATTCAGCAGATTGTCGGCGGCAACAACCAGCAGACTCACGGCGGTCACACTCAAGCTACTCAGCAGACTCACGGCGGCCCTACTCAACAGATTCTTGGTAGCCGCAACCAGCAAACCCTCAGTGGTCACACTCAGCAGGCTTCTGATTCCCACAATCAGCAAGGTCTTACCCATGATGCGGGCGACGCGAACAACAACAGGCGCGGCCAGGATCGCAAGGGAAAACGCGCGATGAACGCTGACCAAGCCTCGCAGCACAACTCCGGCGGCCCCAGCACCGCGCGACCTTCGAACCAAGCCACGCTGCTTATGCAGCAGTTCCCCGTTGTCGTCAACACCGGACAGCAGCCCGTCAACCGTGCTTCGCGGATGCAGTCCATGATCAACAACATCCAGTccttcgtcatcgacggcggccacaaCGCTCGCCAgttcctcgaccgccgccagcagcttGCCGGCCCCAGCCAGCCCCCGGGTCCCTCCCAGCAGACCCAGACCGGCTCGCCCAACGTCGCCCACgcggccgccttcgccacCGCCCTGCTTGCAGGTGGCACCAACATCAGTAACGGTGGAGGCAGCCGTGGTGGAAACCGCGCCGGCGGAAGCGGTGGTCGTGCTGGCGGATCGGCCAGCGCCAACGCCTAA
- a CDS encoding Putative Type 1 protein exporter — protein MASLEEFIDSLHYLYPALAFTYFVVASVVAVCTLQTLRAANSPGKEFIPRSWILNLFVAFVLTYVAQLVIIAIESILLKEWIGQEHQVIGLLSCVLVFGTQLAFLSDTLHPVWTPYWGSWLISLTFEPMIAVPDLILRRSSTFDHCRIGHLVFAGLRYYLLLTIFSVYVVQRIRASQEEASDEERQSLLGQDDPKSRLSSSGNGSQSSGSGYGTNDPPESYWAERQRKAQEEMEKRLQEEGNWLTYIKGFTILFPYIWPVGQKSLQLRLVLVGLCLLAGNALNLLIPRQFGIIVDELKDRDFSGAWIGVAIYGLLRIAASDAGIEFLREWLYLPLEVYADGALSTAAYRHILNLSADFHDSKSTSDISLAMYGGSSISDLLESICFQALPMLIDLVVAVVYLSVILGPYEGLITIATSTLFLFIATKMIAVMKERRRAHVNAQYAEHYVRQTGITGWHTVASFNQTTYEDVRYSNAIHTRINWTKRVRLGWFTAQAFQSLVLLCGLLAGAILAVYRIKSSKATPGDLTMLLMYWAQLTSPLRFMASLGKKIGSDLIDAERLLDIMKKQPTIVNKKGARALKLVGGNVEFTDVSFTYDNKKKIINGITLSVPGGQTVAFVGATGAGKSTMLKLLNRFYDASEGSILIDGQDVRDVDLHSLRDRIGLVPQNPVLFDDTIISNIRYARITASDDEVFEACKAACIHDKILTFTDGYNTRVGERGIKLSGGELQRVAIARAILKQPEIVLLDEATSSVDTDTEQKIQQSFMQLCKGRTTFIVAHRLSTIMNADRIVVIEDGEVVEQGNHADLVTANGRYADLWSKQTFLKPKDDDSADGKKSIATNGDPKPDGTSKGNGASVVQADQDSQSALTEAGKGNEGVQTPSNHKKEGSRLNPVAPEFTPKSLVLANAAISTPNHHSVPKLVTPTVSLIRKPAKQALNWASATSSSDDEDFQTPVEASPTKAAERVPRSTLGSGVVSRTQKAFSPGTLSQVLESEAARQVFQAVDSDNESVHTVIKVEVPRFRTPHATARRFNAKSDSIGLPVDGSEDGSDDSEESTPVATGKEAERKQELRHASAPVLKVQVVAQGQENAVPPATIIASTMSTNEMSPRPTPCVTAGPVSIPSAPPPLKENMSPKPLGPLPASGSQQSNQHRGRGRSNRGKNRGRGRHANARTSNVPGAASAKTPVNNDHHA, from the exons ATGGCATCCCTTGAAGAGTTTATAGATAGCCTTCACTACCTATATCCGGCCCTGGCTTTCACCTACTTCGTCGTCGCTTCTGTCGTTGCGGTCTGCACTCTGCAGACCCTCCGGGCTGCCAACAGCCCAGGAAAGGAGTTCATCCCTCGCTCGTGGATTCTCAacctcttcgtcgccttcgtcttgACCTACGTCGCTCAGCTTGTCATCATAGCCATTGAATCCATCCTGCTGAAGGAATGGATTGGCCAGGAGCATCAAGTTATTGGCCTGCTCTCCTGCGTTCTCGTCTTCGGTACACAACTCGCTTTCCTATCTGACACATTACACCCAGTTTGGACACCGTACTGGGGATCATGGCTCATCTCCCTGACGTTCGAGCCCATGATCGCCGTTCCCGACTTGATTCTCCGACGATCCAGCACATTTGATCACTGCCGCATCGGCcacctcgtcttcgctgGTCTGCGCTACTACCTGCTTCTTACCATCTTCTCAGTCTATGTCGTTCAGCGCATTCGGGCCAGTCAGGAGGAGGCTTCGGACGAAGAGCGGCAATCTCTCCTCGGACAAGATGACCCAAAGTCACGCTTGAGTAGCTCTGGAAACGGCAGTCAGAGCTCTGGCTCAGGTTATGGGACCAACGACCCGCCCGAGTCGTACTGGGCAGAGCGCCAGCGAAAGGCCCaagaggagatggagaagcgACTTCAGGAAGAGGGCAACTGGCTTACGTATATCAAGGGTTTCACG ATCCTATTTCCCTACATTTGGCCCGTCGGTCAAAAGTCTCTGCAGCTGCGCCTAgttctcgtcggcctctgTCTTCTTGCTGGCAATGCTCTCAACCTGCTGATTCCTCGTCAATTTGGTATCAttgtcgacgagctcaaggaTCGGGACTTCAGCGGGGCCTGGATTGGTGTGGCCATCTATGGCCTGCTAAGAATTGCTGCCTCCGATGCCGGTATCGAGTTCTTGCGCGAATGGCTGTACCTCCCCCTCGAAGTctacgccgacggcgccttGAGCACGGCTGCATACCGACACATCCTGAACCTGTCTGCCGACTTCCATGACTCCAAGAGCACGTCCGACATAAGCCTGGCCATGTACGGGGGGTCCAGCATTTCCGACCTCCTGGAGTCCATTTGCTTCCAGGCCCTGCCCATGTTGATCGACCTTGTTGTCGCCGTTGTGTACCTGTCAGTCATTTTGGGACCCTACGAAGGCCTCATCACAATTGCGACAAGtacccttttccttttcatCGCCACCAAAATGATCGCCGTAATGAAGGAGCGCCGTCGAGCCCACGTCAACGCCCAGTACGCTGAGCACTACGTGCGCCAGACTGGGATTACCGGATGGCACACCGTCGCGTCATTCAACCAGACAACATACGAGGATGTCCGCTACTCGAACGCCATCCACACCCGCATCAACTGGACCAAGCGTGTTCGTCTCGGATGGTTCACGGCACAAGCGTTCCAGTCACTCGTTCTCCTTTGCGGTCTCTTGGCCGGCGCTATCTTGGCCGTCTACAGGATCAAGAGCAGCAAGGCCACACCCGGTGACTTGACGATGCTCTTGATGTACTGGGCCCAGCTCACCTCACCGCTGCGCTTCATGGCCAGTCTTGGCAAGAAAATCGGAAGTGACCTCATCGATGCAGAACGGTTGTTGGACATCATGAAGAAACAGCCTACCATTGTCAACAAGAAGGGAGCACGAGCTCTCAAGCTTGTCGGCGGCAATGTCGAGTTTACCGACGTTAGCTTCACCTacgacaacaagaagaagatcatCAACGGAATCACTCTTTCCGTCCCTGGCGGCCAGACGGTGGCCTTTGTTGGCGCTACTGGTGCCGGCAAGTCTACCATGTTGAAGCTGCTCAACCGTTTCTACGACGCAAGCGAAGGATCCATCCTCATTGATGGCCAAGACGTCCGTGATGTGGACTTGCACAGCTTGCGCGACCGGATTGGCTTGGTACCGCAGAACCCGGTTCTTTTCGacgacaccatcatcagcaaTATCCGCTACGCAAGAATCACGGCCTCGGATGACGAGGTTTTTGAGGCCTGCAAAGCAGCTTGCATTCATGATAAGATCTTGACTTTCACAGATGGCTACAATACCCGGGTTGGCGAGCGAGGAAT TAAACTTTCCGGCGGCGAACTCCAGCGTGTAGCAATTGCTCGCGCTATTCTCAAGCAGCCCGAGATTGTCCTTCTTGATGAGGCGACAAGTTCTGTGGACACTGACACTGAACAAAAGATCCAGCAGTCGTTTATGCAGCTTTGCAAGGGACGGACAACTTTCATCGTTGC GCACCGACTGTCGACCATCATGAACGCCGATCGGATTGTCGTCATTGAAGACGGTGAAGTCGTCGAGCAGGGTAATCATGCTGACCTCGTCACGGCCAACGGCAGATACGCCGATTTGTGGTCCAAGCAGACGTTCCTCAAGCCCAAAGACGACGActccgccgacggcaagaagTCGATTGCAACGAATGGTGACCCCAAGCCAGATGGCACCTCTAAGGGCAACGGCGCGTCCGTCGTGCAGGCCGACCAAGATTCGCAGTCCGCATTGACCGAGGCGGGGAAGGGTAACGAGGGTGTCCAAACTCCCAGTAACCACAAGAAAGAG GGATCGCGACTTAACCCTGTTGCGCCCGAGTTCACGCCCAAGTCTCTAGTCCTCGCGAACGCTGCGATTTCAACTCCCAACCATCACAGCGTCCCCAAGCTGGTGACGCCGACTGTCTCGCTCATCCGCAAACCCGCCAAACAAGCTCTCAACTGGGCCAGCGCTACTTCATcatcggacgacgaggattTCCAGACCCCTGTCGAAGCATCTCCCACAAAAGCTGCTGAAAGAGTTCCTCGGTCCACTCTTGGCTCAGGCGTAGTCTCTCGCACGCAAAAAGCATTTTCACCCGGCACGCTGTCTCAAGTTTTGGAGTCCGAGGCCGCCAGACAGGTCTTTCAGGCGGTGGACTCGGATAACGAGTCCGTCCACACCGTCATCAAGGTGGAGGTCCCTCGGTTCAGAACTCCCCATGCCACCGCACGGCGTTTCAACGCAAAAAGCGACTCAATCGGATTGCCGGTGGATGGCTCCGAGGACGGAAGCGATGATTCCGAAGAATCGACACCCGTAGCGACAGGAAAGGAAGCAGAGCGCAAGCAGGAGCTTCGCCATGCTTCTGCCCCGGTTCTGAAAGTACAAGTCGTCGCTCAAGGACAGGAGAATGCGGTGCCTCCTGCAACCATCATTGCTTCAACGATGTCGACAAACGAAATGTCACCCAGGCCCACACCTTGCGTGACGGCCGGACCTGTCTCAATTCCATCGGCCCCTCCTCCACTCAAGGAGAATATGTCACCAAAGCCTCTGGGCCCTTTGCCTGCCTCCGGATCGCAACAATCCAACCAGCACAGGGGCAGGGGAAGGTCTAATCGCGGCAAAAACCGTGGACGTGGCCGCCATGCCAATGCCAGGACATCAAACGTTCCAGGTGCTGCCAGCGCTAAAACTCCAGTCAACAACGATCATCACGCCTAA
- a CDS encoding Putative tetratricopeptide-like helical domain superfamily, SGTA, homodimerization — translation MATVTTKQRLAVAICEFLSTSVNDGTVPADDKDSIDVAIQCIADSFKVDPTDKKLLADSVGSQNLHQIYSVYEKLKKASTPAAAAGASAGAAAAGAADAAATASSKVPTEQEKKDADALKSRGNAAMASKDYPSAIALYTQALALNPGNAVFLSNRAAAHSAAKDHESAKADAEAAVTIDPAYTKAWSRLGLARFALGDAKGAMEAYGKGIEYEGSGGSEAMKKGFETAKRRVEEMQAEEVDLPRQSPGVGGGGAGGAGAGMPDLSSLASMLGGGGAGGAGGMPDFSQIMNNPMFASMAQNLMSNPDMMSNLMSNPRLREMADRFGGGGGMPDLNSLMSDPNIADMARNMMGGAGGAPGGAPGGAPGGGAGAGRGGSA, via the exons ATG GCGACAGTCACAACCAAACAGCGCCTCGCGGTCGCCATCTGCGAATTCCTCTCCACCTCGGTcaacgacggcaccgtccccgccgacgacaaggacTCCATCGATGTCGCCATCCAGTGCATCGCCGActccttcaaggtcgacCCCACCGACAAGAAGCTCCTCGCCGACTCGGTCGGCTCCCAGAACCTCCACCAGATCTACTCCGTCtacgagaagctcaagaaggcGTCCACccccgccgctgccgccggtgcctcggccggtgctgctgccgcgGGCGCTGCTGACGCCGCTGcgaccgcctcctccaagGTTCCCAccgagcaggagaagaaggacgccgacgccctcaagTCGCGCGGcaacgccgccatggcctccaAGGACTACCCCTCCGCTATCGCCCTCTACACCCAGGCCCTCGCCCTGAACCCGGgcaacgccgtcttccttTCGaaccgcgccgccgcccactccgccgccaaggaccaCGAGTCTgccaaggccgacgccgaggccgccgtcaccatcgACCCGGCTTACACGAAAGCCTGGTcgcgcctcggccttgcccgtttcgccctcggcgacgccaagGGCGCCATGGAGGCCTACGGCAAGGGCATTGAGTACGAGGGCTCCGGCGGCAGTGAGGCCATGAAGAAGGGTTTCGAGACGGCCAagcgccgcgtcgaggagatgcaggccgaggaagtcgaCCTGCCCCGCCAGTCCCCCGGCGTcggaggtggtggtgccggTGGCGCTGGAGCTGGCATGCCCGACCTGAGCAGCCTGGCGAGCAtgctcggcggtggcggcgcgggcggtgCAGGAGGCATGCCCGACTTCAGCCAGATCATGAACAACCCCATGTTCGCCAGCATGGCCCAGAACCTCATGAGCAACCCCGACATGATGAGCAACCTCATGAGCAACCCCCGCCTGCGCGAGATGGCCGACCGtttcggcggcggtggaggtaTGCCCGACCTCAACTCCCTCATGTCCGACCCCAACATTGCCGACAT GGCCCGTAACATGAtgggtggtgctggtggtgccCCTGGCGGCGCCCCTGGTGGTGCCCCTGGCGgaggtgccggcgccggccgcggaGGCTCTGCTTAG
- a CDS encoding Putative Zinc finger, RING-type produces the protein MADVSPPPAALQNDEKRCFICLMDENESGSSESAWVDPCPCTLEGHQDCMIQWVTELEREGKEIRCPVCKAVINVDEPYDPALALNNRIYKTFGKMSPGLILGGLGAGTWVSLAMYGNIAVRVFAGPEATYRFFFNDNNPRGIPMVNWIHVAILPTIAPALILGQSFPVLGNVFFMPAAALYGVFHIARDDHFFSWPPSPQLAAACFPYIRAVYNNLYQEFVTPYEKKWERRMAGLPEPVATPPPANNRPAGNRQRRPAGNNEGANNDDRNVGIVGGLLDAAIDMLDIPDVGMAVEVEEIDMGDEQGVAHLEILVEPLEDEAAERENAAREAVDVIAEQQAHLNEEPVAIQQPAQPAQPAPAAPRHRGVQASLRDFTNTLASTLLLPMLSAGMGELLRLVLPQHWTTPVGGFGRFKVRTGLLQDQWGRNLVGGCMYIVLRDAFRLYTKYRMAQNKPLRRVRNVDRLRNHGVSSSSA, from the exons ATGGCCGACGTGTCccccccgcccgccgccctccaaAATGACGAGAAGCGGTGCTTTATCTGTCTCATGGACGAGAACGAGTCCGGCTCCTCCGAGTCCGCCTGGGTCGACCCGTGCCCCTGCACCCTCGAGGGCCACCAGGACTGCATGATCCAGTGGGTGACGGAGCTGGAGCGCGAGGGCAAAGAGATCCGCTGTCCCGTCTGCAAGGCCGTCATTAATGTCGACGAGCCCTACGACCCGGCCCTTGCGCTCAACAACAGGATCTACAAGACCTTTGGCAAGatgtcgcccggtttgatCCTCGggggcctcggcgccggcacctgGGTCAGCCTCGCCATGTACGGCAACATTGCGGTGCGCGTTTTCGCTGGGCCCGAGGCCACCTATCGATTCTTCTTCAATGACAACAACCCACGGGGCATACCCATGGTCAACTGGATCCACGTTGCCATCCTGCCCACGATTGCGCCTGCCCTGATCCTGGGCCAGTCGTTCCCCGTCTTGGGTAACGTTTTCTTCATGCCTGCGGCTGCATTG TATGGCGTCTTTCACATAGCGCGCGACGACCACTTCTTCTCCTGGCCCCCCTCACCTCAGCTCGCCGCGGCGTGCTTCCCCTACATCAGAGCTGTGTACAACAATCTTTACCAGGAGTTCGTCACCCCGTACGAGAAAAAGTGGGAGCGCAGGATGGCAGGCCTGCCCGAACCAGTGGCGACGCCACCGCCAGCGAACAACAGACCCGCAGGGAACCGTCAGCGTCGGCCCGCTGGGAACAACGAAGGTGCCAACAACGATGACAGGaacgtcggcatcgtcggggGTCTGCTCGATGCGGCTATCGACATGCTGGACATCCCCGACGTTGGGATGGCagtcgaagtcgaggagATCGATATGGGTGACGAGCAAGGCGTCGCGCATCTCGAGATTCTCGTGGAGCCgctcgaagacgaagcgGCAGAGAGGGAAAACGCCGCTAGGGAGGCCGTGGATGTCATCGCCGAGCAGCAGGCTCACCTGAATGAGGAACCGGTGGCGATCCAGCAACCGGCGCAGCCCGCACAACCGGCGCCCGCGGCCCCTCGTCACCGAGGCGTTCAAGCCAGTCTCAGGGATTTCACGAACACACTAGCAAGCACGCTGCTCCTGCCCATGCTTTCGGCCGGCATGGGCGAACTTCTCCGCCTGGTGCTTCCCCAGCACTGGACCACGCCGGTAGGTGGCTTCGGTCGGTTCAAGGTGCGGACTGGCCTGTTGCAGGACCAATGGGGCAGGaatctcgtcggcggctgcaTGTACATTGTCCTGCGCGACGCCTTCCGCCTCTACACAAAGTACCGCATGGCCCAGAATAAGCCCTTGCGCCGGGTTCGGAACGTGGACCGCCTAAGAAATCATGGCGtgtcgtcctcttctgcttaa
- a CDS encoding Putative FAD/NAD(P)-binding domain superfamily: protein MRSNGMRAGVGFAAALLARGGAASVSCCNQTVSRDVVVVGGGAAGAHAAVWLRDHGHSVVVVEKASQLGGHTAYYHDPVSGKSINVGVQAWMEYKDTFDFPKRMNVSTSGAMQFTTLDYNYVDFKTGQPVDGWVAPTPDAMYPALQRYLDVMEKYEDITLPGFDNFPEPGSIPEDLAMPFGEFVEKYDIAAAVPQIWDSTAMGLGNTMDVPTFFVTQASGVPMVRALLGTAAAATPASGRLYELYESVAEFLGDDVLYSSTVVSTIRRDDEGVSLKVHGADGRLTCIDAKRLLVAFEPTTESLAPFKTDEAEEEVFDKFGFATVYAGILRHPSLQPGAAYSNRSPTPGSTNYTVFPLASQVGSIAYIGGTRDLFQFTAVGTEEDTAESIKALIARSIDTMIDAGTVPTSNGTVTFPAFANHGKMHPRVTGDELRAGFLRKQTALQGHRSTWYTGAAFSAGFSTVLWDYNNELLPRLVEEI, encoded by the exons ATGCGCAGCAACGGGATGCGTGCAGGCGTGGGCTTCGCGGCCGCGCTCTTGGCCCGGGGGGGCGCGGCGAGTGTGAGCTGCTGCAACCAGACCGTCTCTcgggacgtcgtcgttgtgggcggcggtgcggcCGGCGCTCATGCCGCCGTGTGGTTGCGCGACCACGGCCATAGCGTAGTCGTCGTGGAAAAGGCCAGCCAGCTT GGCGGCCACACGGCTTACTATCACGACCCTGTCTCTGGCAAGTCCATCAACGTGGGCGTCCAGGCGTGGATGGAGTACAAGGACACGTTCGACTTCCCCAAGCGCATGAACGTGTCCACCAGCGGCGCGATGCAGTTCACCACCCTCGACTACAACTACGTCGACTTCAAGACGGGCCAGCCTGTCGACGGCTGGGTGGCTCCCACGCCCGATGCCATGTACCCGGCCCTGCAGAGGTACTTGGACGTCATGGAAAAGTACGAGGACATCACCCTCCCCGGCTTCGACAACTTCCCCGAGCCCGGGTCCATCCCGGAGGACCTCGCCATGCCTTTCGGCGAGTTCGTCGAGAAGtacgacatcgccgccgccgtcccgcAGATATGGGACTCGACCGCCATGGGCCTGGGCAACACGATGGACGTGCCGACCTTTTTCGTGACGCAGGCCTCCGGGGTCCCGATGGTCCGCGCCCTgctcggcaccgccgccgccgcgaccccCGCGTCGGGCCGCCTGTACGAGCTGTATGAGAGCGTCGCCGAAttcctgggcgacgacgtcctctACTCGAGCACGGTCGTCTCGACCATCCggcgggacgacgagggcgtctcGCTGAAGGTGCACGGCGCGGACGGCAGGCTGACATGCATCGACGCCAagcgcctcctcgtcgccttcgagcccaccaccgagagcctGGCCCCGttcaagacggacgaggcggaggaggaggtcttTGACAAGTTCGGCTTCGCCACCGTCTACGCCGGGATCCTCCGCCACCCGTCGCTGCAGCCCGGGGCTGCCTACTCCAACAGGTCGCCCACGCCCGGGTCGACCAACTACACCGTCTTCCCCCTCGCCTCGCAGGTCGGCAGCATCGCCTACATCGGCGGCACCAGGGATCTGTTCCAGTTCACGGCCGTCGGCACCGAGGAGGacacggccgagagcatcaaggCCCTCATCGCACGGTCCATCGACACCATgatcgacgccggcaccgtTCCCACGtccaacggcaccgtcacctTTCCGGCCTTTGCGAACCACGGCAAGATGCACCCCCGCGTGACAGGCGACGAGCTCCGCGCAGGGTTCCTTCGGAAGCAGACTGCCCTCCAGGGACATCGCTCCACCTGGTACACGGGTGCCGCTTTCTCCGCCGGGTTCTCAACTGTCTTGTGGGACTACAACAACGAGCTGTTGCCGAGATTGGTCGAAGAGATTTAA